A section of the Deinococcus cellulosilyticus NBRC 106333 = KACC 11606 genome encodes:
- a CDS encoding alpha-glucosidase/alpha-galactosidase, whose amino-acid sequence MSRNPVITFIGAGSTVFAKNLLTDILSFPELSGAEIRLYDINEERLKTSEVVAQRLAQTLGIQPTIVSTLDRDRALDGADYAINMIQVGGYQPATVTDFEIPKKYGLRQTIADTLGMGGIMRALRTIPVFLDMARDMERLCPDVTHLNYVNPMVMNCWALNKATKIKTIGLCHSVQHTAQELANDLGIPVEEINYVAAGINHMAFYLKFERDGEDLYPRLQDIARTGKMPDWNRVRYEMLTRLGYFVTESSEHFSEYVPYFIKEKHPELIDRFNIPLDEYPRRCVNQIAGWEDLRKQLEDPSHPMEVHRSVEYGSLIIHSLETGIPRVVYGNVQNDHLIENLPLDCCVEVPVLVDKNGLQPTRIGKIPPQLAALMQTNINVQSLTVEAALTGKKEHIYHAAMLDPHTSTELTLDEIWSLVDDLLEAHRGWIPDHFLKEPVLS is encoded by the coding sequence ATGTCCCGCAACCCCGTGATCACCTTTATTGGCGCTGGCAGCACCGTGTTTGCCAAGAACCTCCTCACCGACATCCTCAGCTTTCCCGAGCTCTCAGGTGCAGAAATCCGACTGTACGACATCAACGAGGAGCGCCTGAAGACCAGTGAGGTGGTGGCCCAGAGGCTCGCCCAGACCCTCGGCATTCAGCCCACCATTGTCTCCACCCTTGACCGGGACCGTGCTTTAGACGGGGCAGATTACGCCATCAACATGATCCAGGTGGGTGGGTACCAGCCTGCCACCGTCACCGACTTCGAGATTCCCAAAAAATACGGCCTGAGACAGACCATCGCAGACACCCTCGGGATGGGTGGCATCATGCGTGCCCTGCGCACCATTCCGGTGTTCCTGGACATGGCCCGTGACATGGAACGCCTGTGCCCCGATGTGACCCACCTGAACTACGTCAACCCCATGGTCATGAACTGCTGGGCCCTCAACAAAGCCACAAAGATCAAAACCATCGGACTGTGCCACAGCGTGCAGCACACGGCCCAGGAACTGGCCAATGATCTGGGCATTCCTGTGGAGGAGATCAACTATGTGGCCGCAGGCATCAACCACATGGCGTTCTATTTGAAGTTTGAGCGGGATGGAGAAGACCTCTACCCCCGCCTGCAAGACATTGCCCGCACAGGAAAAATGCCCGACTGGAACAGGGTGCGCTACGAAATGCTGACCCGTCTTGGTTACTTCGTCACCGAGTCCAGCGAACACTTCTCCGAGTACGTGCCTTACTTCATCAAAGAGAAGCACCCCGAACTCATCGACCGATTCAACATTCCCCTGGATGAGTACCCCCGCCGCTGTGTGAACCAGATCGCAGGCTGGGAAGACCTCAGAAAGCAGCTGGAAGACCCCAGCCACCCCATGGAAGTGCACCGCAGTGTGGAATACGGGTCCCTGATCATCCACAGCCTGGAAACCGGAATTCCCCGGGTGGTCTACGGCAACGTGCAAAACGACCACCTCATCGAAAACCTGCCGCTGGACTGTTGTGTGGAAGTTCCCGTGCTGGTGGACAAGAATGGCCTGCAACCCACCCGCATTGGCAAGATTCCTCCACAACTCGCCGCCCTGATGCAGACCAACATCAACGTGCAGTCCCTGACCGTGGAAGCCGCCCTGACCGGCAAGAAAGAGCACATCTATCACGCCGCCATGCTGGACCCCCACACCAGCACCGAACTCACCCTGGACGAAATCTGGTCCCTGGTGGATGACCTCCTGGAAGCCCACAGGGGCTGGATTCCCGATCACTTCCTCAAAGAGCCTGTGCTGTCCTGA
- a CDS encoding efflux RND transporter periplasmic adaptor subunit has product MSKHSEPIIPSPGPGKRTQVKAERPRTQTGMIVGVLLTLGVLGAVPYFWLKPRTGTFVLRSYETATVQQSSFTETASLAGTIASADERTVMAGAEGEIDHLMVEEGDLVQQGQELARLRSRSLEDQLLKAQAALEDAQSALEKEGITHEGEVLEARQALEDQQQALKVATSDLRLNEELYTAGAIPRVDVEKARMAVQEAQRKLLAAQVKLRSTQLAGKTVLESNIRKVQAAQREVTEVKRQQQRLVLKAPISGRITSVEVKTGDTLQPSAAVVKLSSVKNLRITADLDEAQAEQVQEGQQVEITLGEKTYPGQVSKVAQDAQTSEKGTFVPVEIRFQTLPSGVKLGASAALEITTDRHEDVLTLPRAEYLSTGGERLVYVIEGEKAIRKEVQFGAQNSEVIEVVSGLEAGDTIVASSYELFKDRTEIQTPRSGALKLQGERHVTDD; this is encoded by the coding sequence GTGAGCAAACACTCCGAGCCCATCATTCCATCCCCAGGCCCCGGCAAAAGGACCCAGGTGAAAGCTGAGCGGCCCCGCACCCAGACCGGCATGATTGTGGGGGTTCTGCTCACGCTGGGGGTGCTGGGTGCCGTGCCCTATTTCTGGCTGAAACCGCGCACCGGGACTTTTGTGTTGCGCAGTTACGAGACGGCCACAGTGCAACAAAGCTCCTTCACGGAGACCGCCTCACTTGCAGGAACCATTGCCTCTGCAGATGAACGCACGGTCATGGCCGGGGCTGAAGGGGAAATCGACCATTTGATGGTCGAGGAGGGGGATCTGGTCCAGCAGGGACAGGAACTTGCCCGCCTGCGATCCAGATCCCTCGAAGACCAGTTGCTCAAAGCCCAGGCTGCTCTTGAAGATGCACAAAGTGCGTTGGAGAAAGAGGGCATCACCCATGAGGGAGAAGTGCTGGAGGCCAGACAGGCCCTCGAAGACCAGCAGCAGGCCCTGAAGGTCGCCACCTCCGACCTCAGGCTCAATGAGGAGCTTTACACGGCCGGAGCGATTCCCAGGGTGGATGTGGAGAAAGCCCGCATGGCCGTGCAGGAAGCCCAGAGGAAACTGCTGGCCGCTCAGGTCAAACTGCGAAGCACCCAGCTTGCCGGAAAAACTGTTCTGGAGAGCAACATCCGCAAAGTGCAGGCTGCACAGCGTGAGGTGACAGAGGTGAAACGCCAGCAGCAGAGACTGGTCCTGAAAGCCCCCATCAGCGGGCGCATCACCAGCGTTGAGGTCAAAACTGGAGACACCTTGCAGCCCTCCGCTGCCGTGGTGAAACTGTCCAGCGTGAAAAACCTGCGCATCACTGCCGACCTTGATGAAGCGCAGGCGGAGCAGGTGCAGGAAGGCCAACAGGTGGAGATCACCCTTGGTGAAAAAACCTACCCCGGTCAGGTCAGCAAGGTGGCGCAAGATGCCCAGACCAGCGAAAAAGGCACGTTTGTGCCTGTTGAAATTCGGTTCCAGACCCTGCCCTCAGGGGTGAAACTTGGTGCGAGCGCTGCACTCGAAATCACCACCGACAGGCATGAAGACGTGCTGACCCTGCCCCGCGCCGAATACCTGAGCACTGGAGGAGAGCGCCTGGTCTACGTGATTGAAGGGGAGAAGGCGATCCGCAAAGAGGTGCAATTCGGTGCCCAGAACAGCGAGGTCATCGAGGTGGTCTCGGGCCTCGAAGCAGGGGACACCATCGTGGCCTCCAGTTATGAGCTGTTCAAAGACAGAACCGAAATACAGACCCCCCGCAGTGGTGCCCTCAAACTGCAAGGAGAAAGACATGTCACAGATGATTGA
- a CDS encoding LacI family DNA-binding transcriptional regulator, with product MARVTLRAVAKRAGVSYQTVSNVINNMDVVRPETREKVKAVIEQMGYVPNYAARALRQARAMTVACVFYQVYDDAVNDPYRTLVQAALAHAARNNNYSLLTYHVTDDPDSLRDMMQHFAQGRLDGAVLVGPSLPEQAQSQLRRSGQPLVIFDHAHPHRKWLSVTAEYREGILAVLQHLAQKGKRRIAFLSGLKADHSSTGEERLQGYFDGMKQLGVSISPSYVHQGNWTFEGGQEAFRYFWSLKQRPEAIVAANDRMAAGLLHAALHAGVRIPQELAITGVDDFEFARYLVPSLSTVHIPYQEMANTAIQLLLEQMNGQTRSGVVRLPVTLKIRESS from the coding sequence ATGGCCCGTGTGACCTTGAGGGCAGTGGCAAAACGAGCAGGGGTGTCCTACCAGACCGTGTCCAATGTGATCAACAACATGGATGTGGTGCGGCCTGAAACCCGTGAAAAAGTCAAAGCGGTCATTGAGCAGATGGGTTATGTGCCCAACTACGCTGCCAGGGCCCTGCGTCAGGCCCGGGCCATGACGGTGGCCTGCGTCTTCTACCAGGTGTACGACGACGCCGTAAACGATCCTTACCGCACCCTCGTTCAGGCGGCCCTGGCCCACGCGGCCAGAAACAACAACTACAGCCTTCTCACCTACCACGTCACCGATGATCCAGACAGCCTGCGCGACATGATGCAGCACTTCGCACAGGGAAGGCTGGACGGTGCAGTTCTGGTCGGCCCGAGCCTGCCCGAACAGGCCCAGTCGCAACTCAGACGTTCCGGGCAACCGCTGGTGATTTTCGACCATGCCCATCCGCACCGCAAGTGGCTCTCGGTCACCGCAGAGTATCGGGAAGGCATTCTGGCTGTGCTGCAGCATCTGGCCCAGAAAGGCAAGCGCAGAATCGCTTTTCTGTCTGGTCTCAAGGCAGACCACAGCAGCACCGGAGAAGAGCGTCTGCAGGGTTACTTCGATGGCATGAAACAGCTCGGGGTCAGCATTTCCCCGAGTTACGTGCACCAGGGCAACTGGACGTTTGAAGGGGGGCAGGAAGCTTTCCGCTATTTCTGGTCCCTGAAACAGCGTCCTGAAGCCATTGTGGCAGCCAACGACCGCATGGCAGCAGGTCTGCTCCATGCCGCACTCCATGCTGGAGTGCGGATTCCCCAGGAACTGGCCATCACCGGAGTGGACGATTTTGAATTTGCCCGTTATCTGGTGCCCTCCCTGTCCACCGTGCACATTCCCTATCAGGAAATGGCCAACACTGCCATTCAGTTGCTGCTGGAGCAGATGAACGGCCAGACCCGTTCGGGTGTGGTGCGCCTTCCCGTCACCCTGAAGATCCGCGAATCCTCCTGA
- a CDS encoding lytic transglycosylase domain-containing protein, whose translation MELSNGNKQLLIVGGVVLALVLLSPTSARVVKAQSKKVATKKAPLLPVPISPDPTVKPKTPVVKLRLFTDQKDNRPLSGLYSLHLDQQAERCRQMMYEAGYGRGYLRSFEDWKLAIWKEIPFVGPSYMWKLAQDFLKVCKEENYPLDLAIGHAWAESSCRPAMTMNSAGAIGPLQVTRVAAEQVGEFWPPISAQSAIRIGIKYMKWIRRTYPEARRSVVDCLRIYGMGYGGFQKAMKLGCPGKAQETYSVWQSECGHKAYVYTQRVLEVARNCPELHTVRWDTWTGKE comes from the coding sequence TTGGAGCTGTCAAACGGCAATAAACAACTTTTGATTGTGGGTGGCGTGGTTCTGGCCCTGGTGCTCCTCTCTCCCACATCTGCAAGGGTGGTAAAAGCCCAGTCCAAAAAGGTGGCCACCAAAAAAGCCCCTTTGCTTCCTGTGCCCATCTCTCCAGATCCCACAGTGAAGCCTAAAACGCCCGTGGTGAAGCTGCGGTTGTTCACGGACCAGAAGGACAACCGGCCTCTCTCAGGCCTGTACAGCCTGCACCTGGATCAGCAGGCTGAACGCTGCAGGCAGATGATGTATGAAGCTGGTTACGGGCGTGGTTATCTCAGGTCCTTTGAAGACTGGAAACTGGCCATCTGGAAGGAAATCCCCTTTGTGGGACCCTCCTACATGTGGAAATTGGCCCAGGACTTTTTAAAGGTTTGCAAGGAAGAAAACTACCCTCTGGATCTGGCGATCGGTCATGCATGGGCTGAAAGCTCCTGCAGGCCTGCCATGACCATGAACAGCGCCGGTGCGATCGGGCCCCTGCAGGTGACACGGGTTGCAGCTGAGCAGGTGGGAGAGTTCTGGCCCCCCATCTCTGCACAGTCAGCCATCCGGATCGGCATCAAGTACATGAAGTGGATCAGGCGCACGTACCCAGAGGCCAGACGTTCTGTTGTGGACTGTCTGCGCATTTACGGCATGGGTTACGGTGGATTCCAGAAGGCCATGAAACTGGGTTGTCCTGGAAAAGCACAGGAAACATACAGCGTTTGGCAAAGCGAATGTGGTCACAAGGCGTATGTGTACACGCAGCGGGTGCTGGAAGTGGCCAGAAACTGCCCTGAGCTGCACACGGTCCGGTGGGACACCTGGACCGGGAAGGAGTGA
- a CDS encoding SDR family oxidoreductase: MKQILITGATGNVGEYVTRHLKARSYPFKAAVTDVEKAKAKMGPLFPFIEFDFERPETYAAALQDVDRLFLVRPPHLGNPKKEIFPFLEAAVEAGVKHVVFLSLLGAQSNNLSPHRKIERHLEKMGVPYTFLRASFFMQNLTTTHKEEIEEGELFIPAGHGLTSFIDARDIAEVATVCLINPGHEYKAYDLTGPEALDYQHVADVLSSTLGRRIQHIDPSIPEWIKHWRARGASWDYIMVLTAIYTTARLGFAGRVSDDLQKVLGRPPVSFERFAAEHRSVWAVKREGLLSTGS, translated from the coding sequence ATGAAACAGATCCTGATCACCGGAGCCACGGGCAATGTCGGTGAATACGTCACCCGTCACCTGAAAGCCAGAAGTTACCCCTTCAAAGCCGCCGTCACCGATGTGGAGAAGGCAAAGGCGAAGATGGGACCCCTGTTTCCTTTCATTGAATTTGATTTTGAGCGCCCTGAAACCTACGCTGCAGCCCTGCAGGATGTGGACCGTCTGTTTCTGGTGCGTCCTCCCCATCTGGGGAACCCCAAAAAGGAAATTTTTCCTTTCCTGGAAGCTGCAGTGGAAGCTGGCGTGAAGCATGTGGTGTTCCTGTCCCTGCTTGGGGCGCAGAGCAACAACCTCTCTCCCCACCGCAAAATTGAGCGTCATCTGGAGAAGATGGGGGTGCCCTACACCTTCCTCAGGGCCTCTTTTTTCATGCAGAACCTTACCACCACCCACAAGGAAGAAATCGAGGAAGGGGAACTCTTCATTCCTGCAGGTCACGGCCTGACCAGTTTCATTGATGCCCGCGACATTGCCGAGGTGGCCACAGTTTGCCTGATCAACCCCGGACATGAGTACAAAGCTTATGACCTGACTGGACCGGAAGCCCTGGATTACCAGCATGTGGCCGATGTGCTCAGCAGCACCCTGGGACGCCGCATCCAGCACATTGACCCCAGCATTCCCGAGTGGATCAAGCACTGGCGGGCCAGAGGGGCCTCCTGGGATTACATCATGGTCCTGACGGCCATTTACACCACGGCACGTCTGGGTTTTGCAGGCCGGGTCAGCGATGACCTGCAGAAGGTGCTGGGCCGTCCTCCGGTGTCCTTTGAACGCTTTGCTGCAGAGCACCGCTCCGTGTGGGCCGTGAAGAGAGAAGGGTTACTTTCCACCGGGAGTTGA
- a CDS encoding DsbA family oxidoreductase translates to MHYDPVRPKPYCGPMTERQTLICQDDACEIQAVPEHAVSATGHTLHIEMVSDWVCPYCPVGEANLREALQAFPDLEVTFQYTPYMLNPDLPEQGADRQAYLQEKGADPAKVRENEQKYTEMAAQVGWIYRYDLIKRSPNTLNAHRLAAFAAWQGKQLEIGHRLFAAHFTEGRNLSDLEVLLDIAQADGLDRETVRCYLQSQEDREEIRSRALAQKPIRGIRGVPSFFLNGELAVTGAEPVEVFRQAIVACLNGSAV, encoded by the coding sequence ATGCATTACGATCCTGTGCGCCCTAAGCCTTATTGTGGACCCATGACAGAACGCCAGACCCTGATCTGCCAAGACGATGCCTGCGAGATTCAGGCTGTCCCAGAGCATGCTGTTTCGGCCACGGGCCACACCCTGCACATCGAGATGGTGTCGGACTGGGTGTGCCCTTACTGCCCGGTGGGAGAGGCCAACTTGAGAGAAGCCCTTCAGGCCTTTCCAGATCTGGAGGTGACTTTTCAGTACACTCCTTACATGCTGAACCCAGACCTGCCTGAACAGGGGGCAGACAGGCAGGCTTACCTGCAAGAGAAAGGGGCAGACCCTGCAAAAGTTCGTGAGAACGAGCAGAAGTACACCGAGATGGCCGCACAGGTGGGCTGGATTTACCGGTATGACCTGATCAAGCGTTCTCCAAACACCCTGAATGCCCACAGGCTTGCGGCTTTTGCTGCATGGCAGGGGAAACAGCTGGAGATCGGACATCGCCTTTTTGCCGCCCATTTCACGGAAGGCCGGAACCTCTCAGATCTGGAGGTGCTGCTGGACATTGCACAGGCGGACGGTCTGGACCGTGAGACAGTCCGGTGTTACCTGCAGTCCCAGGAGGACCGTGAGGAGATCCGCTCCAGGGCCCTGGCCCAGAAACCCATCCGGGGAATTCGTGGGGTCCCGAGTTTCTTCCTCAATGGGGAGCTTGCCGTGACGGGAGCAGAGCCTGTGGAGGTCTTCAGACAGGCCATTGTTGCCTGTTTGAATGGTTCTGCGGTCTGA
- a CDS encoding ATP-binding protein, with the protein MSLALQNWLILGSSGSGKTYYLNMLLEEFRSHVRYLVVVNSTRQLQQHCAHHEYVSNADLDKQYSPEMLANLIRAKGSIHFEVAPSKKAKAFLNSLSEAVMSLGVFEAESLQVLVVVDECQNYVSKQCYSEGWNRIETEGRKFGIGVMKATQNITSTGQTAIEPDAVKQVTRLVVFPLSEVNQRRRILEWYPEMTDPGDLKMPDLANGWGPEYLIRDRPTGRADRLTRQPDGSRIPVRIGT; encoded by the coding sequence ATGTCCCTGGCCCTGCAGAACTGGCTCATTCTCGGCTCCAGTGGGAGCGGGAAGACCTATTACCTGAACATGCTGCTTGAGGAATTCCGGTCGCATGTGCGGTACCTGGTGGTGGTGAACAGCACCAGGCAGCTGCAGCAACACTGTGCCCATCACGAGTATGTGAGCAATGCCGATCTGGACAAACAGTATTCACCTGAGATGCTGGCCAACCTGATCAGAGCAAAAGGAAGCATTCACTTCGAGGTGGCCCCGTCCAAGAAGGCCAAAGCCTTCCTGAACTCCCTCAGTGAGGCTGTGATGTCGCTCGGTGTGTTTGAAGCAGAGAGCTTGCAGGTTCTGGTGGTTGTGGATGAATGCCAGAACTACGTTTCAAAGCAATGCTATTCCGAAGGCTGGAACCGCATTGAAACAGAGGGCCGCAAATTTGGGATAGGCGTGATGAAGGCCACCCAGAACATCACATCAACTGGCCAGACGGCCATTGAACCGGATGCCGTGAAACAGGTGACGCGCCTGGTCGTGTTCCCCCTCAGTGAGGTGAACCAGAGGCGAAGAATCCTGGAGTGGTATCCGGAGATGACCGACCCAGGAGACCTGAAAATGCCTGATCTGGCCAATGGTTGGGGCCCTGAATACCTGATCCGGGATCGTCCGACCGGTCGGGCTGATCGCCTCACAAGACAGCCAGACGGGAGCCGCATCCCGGTTCGGATTGGGACCTGA
- a CDS encoding ABC transporter ATP-binding protein, which yields MSQMIEVKHLSKRYALGETIVEALSDISFSMNRGEFISIMGSSGSGKSTLLHILGALDAPTEGEYLLEGHDIAFLRDREQARIRNRHFGFIFQAYNLFLELTALGNVEMPLIYSGTPPAERRERAKAALEQVGLSHRIRHHPTQLSGGEQQRVAIARALVTEPTLLLADEPTGNLSKEGGGVILDILQKLHAEGMSIIMVTHDPEVGSLAPRVLKLSDGKLISDIQREKVLV from the coding sequence ATGTCACAGATGATTGAAGTGAAACACCTGTCCAAACGCTATGCCCTGGGCGAGACCATCGTGGAAGCCCTCAGTGACATTTCCTTCTCCATGAACCGGGGTGAATTCATCAGCATCATGGGGTCTTCAGGGAGTGGCAAGAGCACCCTGTTGCACATTCTCGGTGCGCTCGATGCCCCCACAGAAGGGGAATACCTGCTTGAGGGCCATGACATTGCCTTTTTGAGGGACCGGGAGCAGGCAAGAATTCGCAACCGGCATTTCGGGTTCATCTTTCAGGCCTACAACCTCTTTCTGGAACTCACCGCACTGGGAAATGTGGAAATGCCCCTGATCTACAGCGGCACACCCCCTGCAGAAAGGCGTGAACGTGCAAAGGCTGCACTGGAACAGGTGGGCCTTTCCCACCGGATCAGGCACCACCCCACCCAGCTTTCCGGAGGTGAGCAGCAGCGGGTGGCGATTGCCCGCGCACTGGTCACAGAACCCACCCTGCTGCTGGCAGACGAGCCCACCGGGAACCTCTCAAAAGAAGGGGGAGGGGTCATTCTGGACATCCTGCAGAAACTGCATGCCGAGGGCATGAGCATCATCATGGTCACCCACGACCCCGAGGTGGGAAGTCTGGCCCCGCGTGTTCTGAAGCTCAGCGATGGGAAACTCATCAGCGACATCCAGCGGGAAAAAGTGCTGGTCTGA
- a CDS encoding macro domain-containing protein: MIHSVAGDATQPKGEGNKILVHVCNDLGKWGKGFVLAVSRRWKEPERQYKLWADGKTDQKFKLGEVQFVQVQEDLWVANLIGQHGVKTQGSRSSVPPIRYEAIRQGLATVAEFALAHEASVHMPRIGAGLAGGDWQKISEIIEETLVQKKVQVTVYHLP, encoded by the coding sequence GTGATCCACTCTGTTGCGGGTGATGCCACCCAGCCGAAGGGGGAAGGCAACAAAATCCTGGTGCATGTGTGCAATGACCTCGGGAAATGGGGCAAGGGATTCGTTCTGGCAGTCTCTCGTCGCTGGAAGGAACCCGAACGCCAGTACAAGTTGTGGGCCGATGGGAAGACCGACCAGAAATTCAAACTGGGAGAGGTCCAGTTTGTGCAGGTGCAAGAAGACCTGTGGGTGGCCAACCTGATCGGGCAGCATGGGGTGAAGACCCAGGGGTCAAGGTCCAGCGTTCCCCCCATCCGGTATGAAGCCATCCGGCAGGGGCTGGCCACCGTAGCCGAATTTGCCCTGGCCCACGAGGCCAGCGTTCACATGCCCCGAATTGGAGCGGGTCTGGCGGGAGGAGACTGGCAGAAGATCTCAGAGATCATTGAGGAAACACTGGTCCAGAAAAAAGTGCAGGTCACGGTCTACCATCTGCCGTGA
- a CDS encoding GNAT family N-acetyltransferase yields MKSLGHQTDLIFARFFGVIEDHGTCTSIQSPGNRTHYFGNYMIYNRPPQPGDFPIWTGQFEQFVGSPEEVKHQLFCWDDPENLGEVQEFLDAGFILEDSIVMKADQLKAASTKRPVEIRPLQDTDEEWHALFKLQMTLRPEEHEEGAYAQFKKAHLRMYRDMQNQGLGHWYGAWLDGQLVSNLGLFVDDQLARYQQVGTHPDFRNLGLTRAMLKHAADHTMDTFGPRTLVIVADEHYFAKDIYRSMGFEPAEKQYALLKMPPQ; encoded by the coding sequence ATGAAATCCCTCGGCCACCAGACAGACCTGATCTTTGCCCGTTTTTTCGGCGTGATTGAGGACCACGGCACCTGCACCAGCATCCAGAGCCCCGGCAACCGCACCCACTACTTCGGGAACTACATGATCTACAACCGACCTCCACAGCCCGGAGATTTTCCCATCTGGACCGGGCAGTTTGAACAGTTTGTGGGCTCACCCGAAGAGGTCAAACACCAGCTTTTCTGCTGGGACGACCCCGAAAACCTGGGCGAGGTGCAGGAGTTTCTGGACGCCGGGTTCATTCTGGAAGACTCGATTGTGATGAAAGCAGACCAGCTGAAAGCAGCCAGCACAAAAAGACCCGTTGAGATCCGCCCTCTGCAGGACACCGACGAGGAATGGCATGCCCTCTTCAAACTGCAGATGACCCTCAGACCAGAAGAGCACGAAGAAGGGGCCTACGCCCAATTCAAAAAGGCCCACCTGCGCATGTACCGCGACATGCAAAACCAGGGTCTGGGGCACTGGTACGGAGCCTGGCTGGATGGGCAACTGGTTTCCAATCTGGGGCTTTTTGTGGACGATCAACTCGCCCGATACCAGCAGGTGGGGACCCACCCGGATTTCAGAAACCTGGGGCTCACCAGGGCCATGCTGAAGCACGCCGCAGACCACACCATGGACACTTTCGGCCCCCGAACCCTGGTGATCGTGGCCGATGAGCATTATTTCGCCAAGGACATCTACCGCAGCATGGGCTTTGAGCCAGCAGAAAAACAGTACGCCCTGCTGAAGATGCCACCCCAGTGA
- a CDS encoding DsbA family oxidoreductase: MNEQETLICEGDVCEVRPAEPQQLKPMNLKPSPTLNIQIVSDWVCPFCPIGEANLQKGLDLLRQSGTWNGEATVEMLPFQLNPEIPMEGTDHVEHLSKKFGSKARMEQMQDMITEKAKEAGWEYRFDRVTVAPNTIHAHRLARFAQEKGKQPEITQLLFKAYFTEGKNLSDLKLLTEIGVQAGLDREEVSAYLHSDQDVQDIRVFDQHIKRQGVQGVPFFIISERYIPLFQNAC; this comes from the coding sequence ATGAATGAACAGGAAACCCTGATCTGTGAGGGCGACGTTTGCGAAGTGCGTCCCGCAGAACCCCAGCAACTGAAACCCATGAACCTGAAACCCAGTCCGACCCTGAACATTCAGATTGTGTCGGACTGGGTGTGCCCCTTCTGCCCGATAGGAGAAGCCAACCTGCAAAAGGGCCTGGACCTGCTCCGGCAAAGCGGCACCTGGAACGGTGAGGCCACTGTCGAAATGCTTCCTTTCCAGCTCAACCCTGAGATCCCCATGGAAGGGACGGACCATGTGGAACACCTCAGCAAAAAATTTGGCTCAAAAGCCCGCATGGAACAGATGCAGGACATGATCACCGAGAAGGCAAAAGAGGCAGGCTGGGAGTACCGCTTTGACCGGGTGACGGTCGCTCCCAACACCATCCATGCCCACCGTCTTGCAAGATTCGCCCAGGAAAAAGGCAAGCAGCCTGAGATCACCCAACTGCTGTTCAAAGCCTACTTCACCGAAGGGAAAAACCTCTCCGACCTGAAGCTCCTGACCGAAATTGGTGTTCAGGCCGGGCTGGACCGTGAAGAAGTCTCTGCCTACCTGCACAGCGATCAGGATGTGCAGGACATCCGGGTGTTCGACCAGCACATCAAGCGCCAGGGGGTACAGGGCGTGCCCTTTTTCATAATCTCTGAGAGATATATACCGTTATTTCAAAATGCGTGCTAG
- a CDS encoding recombinase family protein: MALIGYARVSTADQSLNLQTDALTKEGCTKIFTDQISGSKADRPGLSSALEYLRSGDKLVVWKLDRLGRSLQHLIETVKGLQERGIDLVVIQERIDTSSAGGKMVFHMMGALAEFERDLIRERTQAGLQAARARGRKGGRPSALSADKVDMARALLMLHPATKVAKTLGVSRATLYRALEKQK, translated from the coding sequence ATGGCGCTCATTGGATATGCCCGTGTTTCAACAGCTGATCAAAGCCTCAACCTGCAGACAGATGCCCTGACCAAAGAGGGATGCACCAAGATCTTCACAGACCAGATTTCAGGCAGCAAGGCTGACCGGCCTGGTCTTTCTTCTGCCCTGGAGTATCTGAGATCTGGAGACAAACTGGTGGTCTGGAAACTCGACCGGCTGGGCCGCAGCCTCCAGCACCTGATCGAGACCGTGAAGGGTCTGCAGGAGAGAGGGATAGACCTGGTGGTGATCCAGGAACGCATTGACACCAGTTCTGCAGGAGGGAAGATGGTCTTTCACATGATGGGTGCACTGGCAGAATTTGAGCGTGACCTGATCCGCGAACGCACACAGGCAGGCCTGCAGGCTGCACGCGCACGTGGGCGCAAGGGTGGAAGGCCCTCAGCCCTCTCTGCGGATAAGGTGGACATGGCCAGGGCCCTGCTGATGCTGCACCCTGCTACAAAAGTCGCTAAAACGCTTGGGGTGTCCAGGGCTACGCTATACCGTGCACTGGAAAAGCAAAAATAG